GCCCAATTACGTTGTAGGACACAAAATACCTGATTCAGATTCTATCTGTTCAGCTATCGCATTATCATATTTGAAAACCACTTTAGGCGAGGAAACTGTTCCTGCTCGTCTAGGTGAACTTACCCCTGAAACACTGTTTATCTTAGACAAGTTTGGCTTTGAACAGCCAGAGCTAAAAACTAGCTATGCTGGCGAAGGTGTTTATATTGTTGATCACAGTGATATTGAACTTGCTCCTGATGATATTGATCAAGCGACTATCTTAGGTATTATTGATCACCACAAACTTGGTGATTTAACGACGTCTACACCGCTTGAAATATGGGTCCGCCCGGTAGGCTGTACTAATACAATCATCAAGATGATGTATGATTTTAATAATGTTGAGATCCCGAAAAATATTGCGGGTGCAATGTTATGTGCCATTTTAAGTGATACCGTTATTTTTAAATCACCAACCTGTACAACTGCAGATATTAAATGTGTAGAAGCATTAGCTGAGATTGCCGGTATTGAAGATTTTAAAGAGCTTGGCATGGACATGTTTAGAGTAAAATCTGCAGTTGAAGGTACTCCAATTCGAGATCTAGTAAAACGAGATTTTAAAGATTTCAATATGAACGGTCAGAAAGTGGGTATTGGTCAACTTGAAGTCATTGATTTAGCCGTTTTTGATGACATTAAAGATGCGTTGTATGCTGATATTGCTGAACTTAAAGCTGAGGGTGACCGTCACAGTGTTTTCCTACTATTAACTGATATCATGAAAGAAGGTTCAGAGTTATTGATAGCGAGCGATAGTGATACGTTAGCTGAGCAAGCATTTGGTGTTACACCAAAAGATGGTAAAGCTTGGTTAGAAGGTGTGTTAAGCCGTAAAAAGCAAGTAGTACCGCCACTACAAGAAATTCTTCTTAAATAGTTATAGCAAACGGATTAATTTATTTAAGACAATAAAAAACCCAGCAACTGCTGGGTTTTTTTATGGCGATA
The DNA window shown above is from Colwellia psychrerythraea 34H and carries:
- a CDS encoding manganese-dependent inorganic pyrophosphatase yields the protein MPNYVVGHKIPDSDSICSAIALSYLKTTLGEETVPARLGELTPETLFILDKFGFEQPELKTSYAGEGVYIVDHSDIELAPDDIDQATILGIIDHHKLGDLTTSTPLEIWVRPVGCTNTIIKMMYDFNNVEIPKNIAGAMLCAILSDTVIFKSPTCTTADIKCVEALAEIAGIEDFKELGMDMFRVKSAVEGTPIRDLVKRDFKDFNMNGQKVGIGQLEVIDLAVFDDIKDALYADIAELKAEGDRHSVFLLLTDIMKEGSELLIASDSDTLAEQAFGVTPKDGKAWLEGVLSRKKQVVPPLQEILLK